In Pochonia chlamydosporia 170 chromosome Unknown PCv3seq00008, whole genome shotgun sequence, the following proteins share a genomic window:
- a CDS encoding major facilitator superfamily transporter (similar to Cordyceps militaris CM01 XP_006670480.1) encodes MTTDETTPLIARERSSSGVATKSSWVQRLFNVENRILFAGFLITLSFSYTQVPLFYVFHLMECDVFYDTHPPFEGPGDRCSRNEIAAGTATQFSILGMSTTFCGTFNLFITGWVSKKFGPRLALMMQTFIPAIRVLTQILGVIAGRRTGMMIIQATQLITILGGPAGYILVVNIIAGEVVEPMRRTAVFGMLQGAIMLGQGIGYLTGGMIGDAIDIRAPFDVAFVSFLVSCAYAYFFLPYISPESMSSASKPGQKQAGGFLAPLRIMIPQRLRRSNGTITKHFGVIFLCAGIFLGVLATGYAPLLIQMYATAEFSFNQADNGWLMAEFAFMRSIFLLFMFPPIISWGRRWITRKGARDSHTSAQNGNAATQPGYIPTNPGEFDATVGQQADEEPVQLSKVENDREASKFDLIFLRWSLVVDGALTTVAAFATQRWHIYLAAFLLPFGSGSAPAAKGVITEMCTDSQRADALNAVTLVENVARLATQGLFGFVFAAFAEIGHAYLTFFCNAAIAVIGMGVLLFSNFPAADSELIDKDDIDELEEGGD; translated from the exons ATGACGACCGACGAAACAACACCGCTCATTGCTCGTGAGAGGAGCAGCAGCGGAGTCGCCACCAAATCCTCATGGGTGCAACGGCTATTCAATGTGGAGAATCGGATTCTGTTTGCTGGATTTCTGATTACTCTGTCGTTCAGTTATACTCAAGTACC GCTCTTTTATGTATTCCATCTCATGGAGTGCGATGTCTTTTACGATACTCATCCCCCATTCGAAGGACCTGGAGATCGATGCAGCCGGAATGAGATTGCGGCGGGAACAGCCACACAGTTCAGTATTCTGGGCATGAGCACAACTTTTTGTG GGACGTTTAACCTCTTTATTACGGGTTGGGTATCCAAGAAGTTTGGCCCAAGACTGGCACTCATGATGCAGACCTTTATTCCGGCCATTCGCGTCCTCACTCAGATCCTTGGCGTAATAGCGGGGAGGAGGACAGGCATGATGATTATTCAGGCAACTCAATTGATTACTATTCTCGGAGGGCCAGCAGGCTACAT CCTTGTGGTAAACATCATCGCCGGCGAGGTTGTCGAGCCCATGAGAAGAACAGCCGTGTTCGGCATGTTACAAGGAGCAATTATGCTTGGACAAGGCATCGGATATTTAA CCGGAGGAATGATTGGCGATGCAATTGACATCCGAGCGCCTTTCGACGTCGCTTTCGTGTCGTTCCTCGTCTCCTGTGCATATGCCTACTTTTTCTTGCCCTACATTTCGCCCGAATCAATGTCCAGTGCATCGAAACCTGGTCAGAAACAAGCGGGCGGGTTCCTCGCGCCGCTTCGAATCATGATTCCCCAGCGTCTGCGGCGCAGCAACGGCACGATCACGAAGCATTTTGGCGTTATTTTCCTGTGTGCCGGTATATTCCTTGGCGTG CTTGCAACTGGATATGCGCCACTTCTCATCCAGATGTATGCCACCGCTGAATTCAGCTTCAACCAAGCGGATAATGGCTGGCTCATGGCTGAGTTTGCATTCATGAGAAgcattttccttctctttATGTTCCCTCCCATCATCTCCTGGGGGCGGCGATGGATAACACGAAAAGGCGCCAGAGATTCTCACACATCCGCGCAGAATGGGAATGCTGCAACTCAACCGGGCTACATTCCCACCAACCCTGGCGAATTTGATGCAACAGTCGGCCAGCAGGCAGATGAGGAGCCGGTACAGTTGTCCAAGGTTGAAAACGACCGCGAAGCTTCAAAATtcgacctcatcttcttgcgATGGAGCCTTGTCGTGGACGGGGCGCTGACTACAGTTGCGGCTTTCGCCACTCAGCGCTGGCACATATACCTTG ctgcctttttgcttcCTTTTGGCTCTGGGTCCGCGCCGGCCGCGAAAGGCGTCATCACGGAAATGTGCACCGACTCGCAGCGGGCTGATGCGCTTAACGCGGTGACTCTGGTGGAAAATGTGGCAAGATTGGCTACACAGGGCTTGTTTGGgtttgtgtttgctgctTTTGCTGAGATTGGACACGCTTATCTCACCTTCTTTTGTAATGCG GCCATTGCGGTTATTGGCATGGGAGTGTTGCTTTTCTCCAACTTTCCAGCTGCAGATAGCgagctcattgacaaggATGATATTGACGAGCTTGAGGAAGGTGGTGATTAG
- a CDS encoding FAD dependent oxidoreductase (similar to Colletotrichum fioriniae PJ7 XP_007597854.1), whose product MPQPSQIFPVENPTQSHWLSQPHHLASYRSSETVPREIDIAIVGTGLAGVATAYHILKRSGDVKAPKIALFEARQACSGATGRNGGHIKIGVPSLKRFQEQLGSDKALELFEWVATQRREVKKAVDDEGIDCDMLVTRSYDVFFEKNHAETIKNWLFEQQKKGLEWTTEIQWLDGPNLDRITGTKGAHGAVSVPALSFWPYKFVMGLLDRIIHHGGSLYTETPVHSIENISTSATKLVTSRGICTAKKVVFATNGYSAGVLPQFHNVIVPVRGQAAHLVPNWGPHHGFHPVTTYNLFYDGTSVDYLNPRPDGTVVLGGGGRNFRKGSDDRNSSWWDTVDDSRLISPAVRLDFDKTMETYFRGWEKSEARVGMTWTGIMGSTKDALPHAGLVPGSDNQWILAGFNGGGMAMIFTLAKAISGMVLHEETFEQAGILSMFKTTSERLEAMRF is encoded by the exons AtgcctcagcccagccaaaTCTTTCCTGTCGAGAACCCGACTCAATCTCACTGGCTATCCCAGCCGCATCATCTGGCAAGCTATCGATCATCCGAGACTGTCCCTCGGGAAAtcgacattgccattgtaGGCACTGGTCTCGCTGGTGTAGCCACCGCGTATCACATATTGAAACGCTCTGGGGATGTAAAAGCCCCCAAGATTGCGTTGTTTGAAGCTCGACAGGCTTGTTCAGGGGCAACTGGACGAAATG GTGGTCATATAAAGATTGGTGTGCCTTCGCTAAAGCGCTTCCAAGAACAGTTAGGAAGTGATAAGGCCCTTGAGCTCTTCGAGTGGGTAGCCACCCAGCGTCGTGAGGTCAAAAAAGCAGTCGACGATGAGGGCATCGACTGTGACATGCTCGTAACGCGCTCATACGATGTCTTTTTTGAGAAAAATCACGCGGAAACAATCAAGAACTGGCTCTTTGAGCAGCAGAAAAAGGGGCTGGAGTGGACGACAGAGATTCAGTGGTTAGACGGCCCGAACCTTGACAGG ATCACTGGAACAAAGGGGGCACATGGAGCCGTCAGCGTCCCAGCTTTGTCGTTCTGGCCATATAAGTTCGTCATGGGTTTATTGGATCGTATAATACACCACGGCGGCAGTTTGTACACTGAGACTCCCGTCCACAGTATCGAGAACATCTCAACCAGTGCCACTAAATTGGTAACTAGCAGAGGCATCTGCACTGCCAAAAAGGTTGTCTTCGCAACGAACGGCTATTCGGCCGGGGTACTGCCCCAGTTTCACAACGTGATTGTTCCTGTGCGAGGACAAGCGGCGCACCTGGTTCCGAATTGGGGCCCGCACCATGGATTCCACCCAGTTACGACTTACAACTTGTTTTACGACGGTACTTCGGTCGATTACTTGAATCCACGGCCTGATGGGACGGTTGTATTAGGCGGAGGTGGTCGCAACTTTCGCAAGGGTTCGGATGATCGTAATAGCAGCTGGTGGGATACTGTGGACGATTCACGACTTATTAGCCCTGCTGTAAGGTTGGACTTTGATAAGACGATGGAGACGTATTTCAGGGGATGGGAGAAGAGTGAGGCGAGGGTTGGCATGACTTGGACGGGCA TTATGGGAAGTACAAAAGATGCGTTGCCGCATGCTGGGCTTGTTCCGGGCTCAGATAATCAGTGGATCTTGGCTGGATTTAATGGTGGTGGTATGGCCATGATTTTTACATTGGCAAAAGCCATCTCAGGCATGGTGTTGCACGAGGAGACGTTTGAGCAGGCTGGTATTCTGAGCATGTTTAAGACGACGTCAGAGAGACTGGAAGCCATGCGCTTTTAG